The following proteins come from a genomic window of Companilactobacillus pabuli:
- a CDS encoding prolyl-tRNA synthetase associated domain-containing protein encodes MSRGSEQAYKDLAGKLNQLDIKYKVVDHPAAETTEQADNYIAGLEGVRTKTMFLKDKKKHFYLVIMDDKKRMDFKNFQGLTGTKRISMAHDHDIEEQLGLEAGIVSPFGIINNTAHNIKLYFDKEMLDSEEILTFHPNVNTHTIFLTASDLMKFIDACGFEYEILDLE; translated from the coding sequence ATGAGTAGGGGTTCAGAACAAGCCTATAAAGATTTGGCAGGAAAACTCAATCAGTTAGATATTAAATATAAAGTAGTTGACCATCCAGCAGCTGAAACGACTGAGCAAGCTGACAATTATATTGCCGGTTTAGAGGGCGTTAGAACTAAGACGATGTTTTTAAAAGATAAGAAGAAACATTTCTATTTAGTGATTATGGATGATAAAAAACGGATGGATTTCAAGAATTTCCAAGGACTTACAGGGACAAAACGTATATCGATGGCACATGACCACGATATTGAGGAGCAATTGGGTCTGGAAGCGGGGATTGTTTCACCGTTTGGCATTATTAATAATACGGCTCATAATATAAAGTTGTATTTTGATAAAGAAATGCTGGATAGTGAAGAGATCCTGACTTTCCATCCAAATGTTAATACGCACACGATTTTCTTAACCGCCAGTGATTTGATGAAATTCATCGATGCTTGTGGGTTTGAGTATGAAATCTTAGATTTGGAATAA
- the sufC gene encoding Fe-S cluster assembly ATPase SufC codes for MATLEVKNLHVEVEDEETKNKKEILKGVNLLMNTGEIHAIMGPNGTGKSTLSQTIMGQKNYHVTKGDILLNGESILDMPVDQRARKGLFLAMQYPAEIQGVTNAEFLRAAINSRRPADDKISVMDFLKELDKNLELLDMSQAMTERYLNEGFSGGEKKRNEILQLLMIKPSFALLDEIDSGLDIDALKVVSKGVNSMRGDNFGALIITHYQRLLNYIKPDVVHVMMDGRIVKTGSADLAQKLEDEGYAGLRDELGIKANLADD; via the coding sequence ATGGCAACACTTGAAGTAAAAAATCTTCACGTTGAAGTGGAAGATGAAGAGACTAAGAATAAAAAAGAGATTCTCAAAGGTGTCAACTTGCTGATGAATACAGGTGAGATTCATGCCATCATGGGACCTAATGGTACAGGTAAATCAACATTATCGCAGACTATTATGGGTCAAAAAAACTACCACGTTACTAAAGGCGATATCCTTTTGAACGGTGAAAGTATTTTGGATATGCCAGTCGATCAACGTGCTCGAAAAGGATTATTTTTGGCGATGCAATATCCTGCTGAGATTCAAGGTGTTACTAATGCTGAATTTTTGAGAGCAGCCATCAATTCTAGACGTCCAGCAGATGACAAAATTTCTGTAATGGATTTTTTGAAAGAACTCGACAAGAATTTGGAATTGTTAGACATGAGTCAAGCTATGACAGAACGTTATTTGAATGAAGGCTTTTCTGGTGGCGAAAAGAAACGTAATGAGATTTTACAATTATTGATGATCAAACCTAGTTTTGCTTTATTAGATGAAATCGACTCAGGACTTGATATCGATGCTTTAAAAGTTGTTTCTAAAGGTGTTAATTCAATGCGCGGGGATAACTTTGGTGCTTTGATTATCACTCATTATCAAAGACTTTTGAATTACATCAAACCAGACGTGGTCCACGTAATGATGGACGGAAGAATTGTCAAAACTGGTTCGGCTGATCTTGCGCAAAAACTAGAAGATGAGGGTTATGCTGGCTTGCGAGATGAATTAGGAATCAAGGCTAATCTAGCCGACGACTAA
- a CDS encoding helix-turn-helix domain-containing protein, producing the protein MDINIFIERRKELKMSQVKLCQGICTQSTLSKFENNGRVPSLAILNKLCERLGLSVDDLYKNSSASTTHMRTVLNRIESDLMMEDYAKVSEALKDLNVDDVNNNELKMQFYYQKGLFITLTNGKFEELFYNFSQILDNLDEEHHTIYSYLSYVGMGIFYSRINKMEQAEFYFDKVLDYINVHKDQTFQKNGLNVYLRILTIVFYTADFLIVKNKFENSLELVKRGIKLCSEQHITYYLPRLKLLEAKIAINTNQPATDVKDLLTDAMAFAKINHNEVVELRINALRKQYQDMKGNDDYE; encoded by the coding sequence ATGGATATTAATATTTTTATCGAACGTAGAAAAGAATTAAAAATGTCACAAGTTAAGCTCTGTCAAGGGATTTGTACACAATCAACGCTCAGTAAATTTGAAAATAATGGTCGAGTACCGTCCTTAGCAATTCTCAATAAATTATGCGAACGACTTGGATTATCGGTGGACGATCTTTACAAAAATTCGAGTGCATCAACTACTCACATGCGAACAGTTTTGAATCGTATTGAAAGCGATTTAATGATGGAAGACTATGCCAAAGTTTCTGAGGCTTTAAAGGACTTAAATGTCGATGATGTTAATAATAATGAATTAAAAATGCAATTTTATTACCAAAAAGGATTATTCATAACTTTAACAAACGGTAAATTTGAAGAGCTTTTTTACAATTTTTCACAAATTTTGGACAATTTGGACGAAGAACATCACACGATTTATTCTTACTTATCATATGTAGGTATGGGAATTTTTTATTCACGCATTAATAAAATGGAGCAAGCTGAGTTTTATTTTGATAAAGTTTTGGATTATATTAATGTACACAAAGATCAAACTTTCCAGAAAAATGGGTTAAACGTTTATTTACGAATTCTAACGATTGTTTTCTATACGGCTGATTTTTTGATTGTTAAAAACAAGTTTGAAAATAGCTTGGAATTGGTAAAACGTGGCATCAAGTTATGTTCTGAACAACATATTACTTACTATTTACCAAGATTGAAATTGTTAGAGGCTAAAATTGCGATTAATACAAACCAACCAGCAACAGATGTCAAAGACTTATTAACGGATGCGATGGCTTTTGCTAAAATTAATCATAATGAAGTAGTGGAATTGAGAATCAACGCTTTGCGCAAACAATATCAAGATATGAAGGGTAATGATGATTATGAGTAG
- a CDS encoding amino acid permease, which produces MAKENLSRSLSSRQMQMIALGGTIGVGLFMGSASTIKWTGPSVLLAYALAGLILYMVMRALGEMLYVDPSTGSFAKYATEYIHPVVGYLTAWSNVFQYLVVGISEVIAVGTYLEFWFPTMPKWIAGIVVVVTLCVANLTSVKAYGELEFWFALIKVLTIIMMIILGFFVIVFGVGNGGHPVGISNLWTHGGFFTGGLKGFIFALSIVVASYQGIEVIGITAGEAENPQENIVKAIRSIVGRILIFYIGAIFVIVSIYPWNKLGTIGSPFVETFAKVGITFAAEIINFVMLTAAMSGCNSGIFSSSRMLYTLGLEKHLPKSFVKLSKHNVPYIPVLAISTGILIGLILNYALPALLHTSSNIFVIVYSSSVLPGMVPWFVILISELRFRHINKDKMDKHPFKMPLYPISNYLAIASLLVILVFMFLNPETTVSLLVGVAFLVVMTIIYFVKERKPAKVSVKEDVEDEELD; this is translated from the coding sequence ATGGCTAAAGAAAATTTAAGCCGAAGTTTATCTTCAAGACAAATGCAAATGATTGCTCTAGGTGGGACCATCGGGGTTGGACTATTCATGGGTTCTGCTTCCACCATTAAATGGACCGGTCCTTCAGTCTTGTTGGCTTATGCTTTAGCTGGATTGATTCTTTATATGGTAATGCGAGCGCTTGGTGAGATGCTTTACGTTGATCCTTCAACAGGTTCATTTGCCAAATACGCTACCGAATACATACATCCCGTCGTCGGATATTTAACAGCTTGGAGTAATGTTTTCCAATACTTAGTCGTTGGTATTAGTGAAGTTATCGCCGTTGGAACTTATTTGGAATTTTGGTTCCCCACGATGCCAAAATGGATTGCCGGAATAGTTGTCGTTGTAACGCTCTGTGTGGCTAATTTAACTTCTGTTAAAGCTTATGGTGAATTGGAATTCTGGTTTGCTTTGATTAAGGTTTTGACAATTATTATGATGATCATCTTAGGATTCTTCGTTATCGTCTTCGGTGTTGGTAATGGCGGACATCCCGTTGGTATCAGTAACCTTTGGACTCACGGTGGCTTTTTCACAGGTGGTTTGAAAGGATTTATCTTTGCTCTATCAATTGTTGTCGCTTCATATCAAGGAATCGAAGTTATCGGTATTACAGCCGGTGAAGCTGAAAATCCTCAAGAAAATATCGTTAAAGCTATTCGCTCTATCGTTGGTAGAATTTTAATTTTCTATATTGGTGCTATTTTCGTTATCGTCTCAATTTATCCTTGGAACAAATTGGGTACTATCGGTTCACCTTTCGTAGAAACATTTGCTAAAGTTGGTATCACATTTGCAGCTGAAATTATCAACTTTGTTATGCTAACAGCTGCTATGTCTGGATGTAACTCTGGTATCTTCAGTTCCAGTCGAATGCTTTATACGTTAGGTTTGGAAAAACACTTGCCTAAGTCATTCGTTAAATTATCAAAGCACAATGTACCTTACATCCCTGTTCTAGCTATCTCAACTGGTATCTTAATTGGTTTAATTTTGAACTACGCATTACCTGCATTACTACACACATCAAGTAACATCTTTGTTATTGTTTATAGTTCTAGTGTTTTACCAGGTATGGTTCCTTGGTTCGTTATTCTAATTAGTGAATTGAGATTTAGACACATCAACAAGGATAAAATGGATAAACATCCGTTCAAGATGCCACTTTATCCAATCAGTAATTATTTAGCTATTGCTTCATTATTAGTTATCTTAGTCTTCATGTTCTTGAATCCCGAAACTACAGTTTCCCTACTAGTCGGTGTCGCCTTCTTAGTAGTTATGACAATTATCTACTTCGTTAAAGAAAGAAAACCTGCTAAAGTCAGTGTTAAAGAAGACGTTGAAGATGAAGAATTAGATTAA
- a CDS encoding nitroreductase family protein has product MDETRNMVNNDFKDIMLNRHSYRKFKTDVKISREEINEMLEEALSAPSACNLQSWHFVVCDDEEGKKKARSVMMPFNYPQTDTCSALIFVLGDTQSHYKYRDVWNKACENGQISPEERDKVFKTFLPLYEHADRSFLEKDATIDGSMAAMQLMLIARAHGYEANPMSGYYFDKVAPALGLDGDRYIPITSIAIGKPDGDYTKSVRYNVNEVTDFI; this is encoded by the coding sequence ATGGATGAAACAAGAAATATGGTAAACAATGATTTTAAAGACATTATGTTAAATCGTCATTCGTATCGTAAATTCAAGACAGACGTTAAAATTTCTCGTGAAGAGATTAACGAAATGTTAGAAGAAGCTCTTTCAGCTCCTTCAGCATGTAACTTGCAATCATGGCATTTTGTTGTTTGTGATGATGAGGAAGGTAAGAAGAAAGCTCGTTCAGTTATGATGCCATTTAATTACCCACAAACCGATACTTGTTCTGCTTTGATTTTTGTTTTAGGAGATACACAATCCCACTACAAGTACCGTGATGTTTGGAATAAAGCTTGTGAAAATGGTCAAATCAGTCCTGAAGAACGTGACAAAGTATTCAAGACTTTCTTACCATTGTATGAACACGCTGATAGAAGTTTCTTGGAAAAGGATGCTACGATCGATGGCTCAATGGCTGCAATGCAATTGATGCTAATTGCTCGTGCTCATGGATATGAAGCTAATCCAATGTCAGGTTACTATTTCGACAAAGTTGCTCCAGCTTTGGGACTAGATGGTGACCGTTACATTCCAATCACCTCAATTGCTATTGGTAAGCCAGATGGTGATTATACTAAGTCAGTTCGTTATAACGTTAATGAAGTTACTGATTTTATTTAA